The nucleotide window GCCGATGTGCAGGCACTGACCGGACAGGGGGCCAGGGCGATCGTGATGGCCCCGCAGGACACCGGCGCCATCACCGCCGAACTGCGGCGCCTGGCGGAGAAGAAGATCCCGGTGGTGAGCGTGGACACCCGTCCCGACGAGGGCCGCGTCTACATGGTCGTGCGCGCCGACAACCGCGCCTACGGGGAGAAGTCCTGCGAGTATCTCGGCCGGCGCCTGGGCGGCCGGGGCCGGGTCGCCGAACTCCAGGGTGACCTCAGCTCGGTCAACGGCCGGGACCGGTCGGAGGCGTTCGCGTCCTGCATGCGGCGGCAGTTCCCCCGGATCACCGTGCACGAGCTGGCCACCGACTGGAAGGGCGAGGTCGCCTCCGGCAAGCTGCAGAGCCTGCTCGCCCAGCACCCGGACCTCGACGGCCTCTACCTGCAGGCCGGCGGCGCCTTCCTGCAGCCGACGCTCGCCCTCCTGGAGCAGAAGAGGCTGCTCAGGCCGGCCGGCTCCGCCGGACACCTCACCATCATCTCCAACGACGGCATACCGGACGAGCTGGACGCCATCCGTGCCGGAAAGATCGACGCCACCCTCTCCCAGCCCGCCGACCTCTACGCCAAGTACGCGCTGTACTACGCCAGGGCCGCGCTGGCCGGGAAGACGTTCCGGCCGGGACGCACCGATCACGGCTCGACCCTCGTGAAGATCAAGAACGGCCTGGAGGACCAGCTGCCCGCACCCCTGGTCACCAAGAAGAACGTCGACGACCCGGCGCTCTGGGCCAACCAGCTGGAGAAGAAGCGGTGATGGCCGCGGAGGACGAAGAGTGGCCGGCGGCCGTGCACGCCGAGGGAATCGTCAAACGCTACGGCCCCACCGTCGCCCTCGACGGTGTCCGGCTGACCGTGTGGCCCGGCGAGGCGCACGCCCTCGTCGGCCGCAACGGCGCCGGCAAGTCGACGCTGGTGTCCGTGCTGACCGGTATGACAC belongs to Streptomyces sp. NBC_01454 and includes:
- a CDS encoding sugar ABC transporter substrate-binding protein, with amino-acid sequence MRLRTTGAAACAAVLATAALTGCNRGSDTAGGRIGIDVPRTDTDFWNSYQQYLERDLDHGGPAALPLSNSQNDIAKVVADVQALTGQGARAIVMAPQDTGAITAELRRLAEKKIPVVSVDTRPDEGRVYMVVRADNRAYGEKSCEYLGRRLGGRGRVAELQGDLSSVNGRDRSEAFASCMRRQFPRITVHELATDWKGEVASGKLQSLLAQHPDLDGLYLQAGGAFLQPTLALLEQKRLLRPAGSAGHLTIISNDGIPDELDAIRAGKIDATLSQPADLYAKYALYYARAALAGKTFRPGRTDHGSTLVKIKNGLEDQLPAPLVTKKNVDDPALWANQLEKKR